The Sphingopyxis sp. BE259 nucleotide sequence CGAAGACCCCCGCTCGGGCCGCTGGCGCGGCTGGGACAAGACCGAATGCGGCATCCACGAAGCGGTGTCGCCGATCGGCGATGACCCGGCGAACGATCCGGCGTTCTAGTTCATCGCATCCCCAAAAGGCGTCGTCATTGCGAGCGAAGCGAAGCAATCCAGGGCGTGACAAGCCGCACTGGATTGCTTCGCTTCGCTCGCAATGACGGGCCGAGATCGGCTACGCGTCACTCATAATCCGCGAACGCCTGACTCTCGTCAGCCAGATCGCTGAACTTCGTCGTCTTCGCCTCGAAGTGCATCCGGATCTTGCCCGTCGAACCGTGACGCGATTTGGCGACGATCACTTCGGCAAGACCAAAGACACGCTCCATCTCGGCGGCCCACTCCTCGTGCGCCGCGTGAATCTTTACGTCGTCGCCCTCCATCGGGCGTTTTGGCTCACGCGAGGCGACATAATAATCCTCGCGAAACACGAACAGCACCATGTCGGCGTCCTGCTCGATCGAGCCCGATTCGCGCAGATCGGACAGCATCGGCCGTTTGTCTTCGCGTTGTTCGACCGCGCGGCTAAGCTGCGACAGCGCCATCACCGGCACATGAAGTTCCTTTGCCAGAGTCTTCAAACCGCGTGAAATTTCCGAAATTTCCTGCACACGATTGTCGCCGCTTTTCGAACTGCCTGCCAGCAACTGGAGATAATCGACGATGATCAGGCCGATGCCGTGCCGTCGCTGCAAGCGCCGCGCGCGCGTCCGCAGCCCCGCGATCGTCAGCGCCGGCGTGTCGTCGATGAACAGCGGCAAGGTCTGCAGCGTCTGCGCCGCACGCGACAGTTGCTGAAACTGCTCCTTGCTGATCTTGCCCATGCGCAGCGCTTCGCCCGACACCCCAGATTGTTCGGCAAGGACGCGCGTCGCGAGCTGGTCGGCAGACATTTCAAGGCTGAAGAAGGCGACCTTGGCGCCCATGTTTTTTTCCGGCGGAATGCCGTCACCCTCGTCGCGGCGAAAGCGTTCGGCGGCGTTATAGGCGATATTGGTGGCGAGCGAGGTCTTGCCCATGCCCGGACGTCCGGCGAGGATCATCAAATCGCTGTTGTGCATACCGCCGATCTTGGCGTTCATGCTCGAAATCCCGGTCGTGATCCCCGACAGATGACCGCCCGAATTGAGCGCGCGTTCGGCGGCCTGCAGCGCGGTCAGGCTGGCCTGGCTAAAGCTCTTGACCGACCCCATCTCGGCCTCGCCGCCAGCGACGCGGTAGAGCGCCGTTTCGGCCTCTTCAATTTGCGCCTGCGGATCGACGCGCTCGCTGGTATCAAGGGCGTTGTCGACGAGCACCCGGCCGACGCCCGCCAGTTCGCGCAGCAGCGCGAGGTCGTAAATCTGCTTGGCAAAGTCGCGCGCCCCGATCAGGCCTGCACCGCTGCCGGTCAGCTGCGCCAGATAGCCGGGGCCGCCGACCGCCTTCATCGCCTCATCAGATTCAAAATAGGGTTTCAGTGTCACCGGCGTCGCGATGCTGTTGCGTTCGATCAACGCCATCGTCTGCTGGAAAATGCGGCCATGCAGCGGTTCGAAAAAATGATCGGGGGTCAGCGCGACGGGCAGATCCTCGACGACTCGGTTGTCGATCAGGATCGCGCCCAGAAACGCCGCCTCTGCCTCGATATTGCGCGGCAATTGGCGGTCATCCCCGGCGGATGCCGCGATCGGTAGGCGGGCTACGTCAAGCATGGGCGGCACCATGCGACGACGACGCAAGGCGCGCAACTGCCATCACGGCGGCCCTGACATGCCTGTGGACATTTTCGGGATAAGTCGTCCCTTGCCCTTCGCCCCGCGCCAAGTAGAAGCACAGGCAGCATGGCCGACGCAGACCCTTCTCGACAGCGCATCATTTCGGTCGAACTCGACGAGGGTTCGATCGTCTGGCGCAATCCCGATGTCGAACAGGAACGCCGCGTCGCGATTTTCGACCTGATCGAGGATAACAAGTTCGTGCCGCAGCGCGGTCATCCCGATGGTTATGCCGGCCCCTACCGCCTGATGCTGCGCGTCGAAGAAGGCCGCCTGATTTTCGAGATCAGCCGCGAGGACGGCTCGCCGCTCGAGGCGATCATTCTGGGGCTCGGGCGTTTCCGCCGTCCGATCCGCGACTATTTCGCAATCTGCGACAGCTATTATCAGGCGATCAAGACGTCGACCGCGCAACAGATCGAGACCGTCGATATGGCGCGCCGCGGCCTGCACAACGAGGCCGCCGAGATGCTGATGGACCGGCTCGACGGCAAGATCGCGGTCGATTTCGACACCGCACGGCGGCTGTTCACGCTGATCTGCGTCCTCCACATCAAGGGTTGAGGCGTGGCGACGGGGGCAATCAAGCGCAAGGATCCGGCAAGCCCACGCGGCAATTGGCGCAGCGCGATCGCGCGCCTGCTGCGGCGCGTCGGTGCGGCGATTGTGCTGCTGCTGCTCGCCACCGGCCTGGCGCTGTGGTGGGCAGCGCGCTGGACCCCCGACCGAACGCTTTATCCCACCCAAGGGGTGACGATCGACGCGGGCAATGGCGATGTGCAATGGGGATCGATCAAGGCGGCGGGCGCCGATTTTGCCTATGTGATGGGCACCGACGGTACTCGCGGCATCGACGCCCAATTCACCCGCAACATGACGGCCGCGCGCGAGGCGGGGGTGCAGACCGGCGCGATCCACCGTTACAGCCTGTGCCAGCTCGCGACCGATCAGGCGGCCAATTTCATCCGCCACGTCCCGCGCCGCGCCGACGCGCTGCCCGCGGTGGTGTGGCTCGACTATGACGACCGCTGCCCCGACCGCCCAACCCGGGCGCTGCTATTGTCCGAACTCGCGACCTTTCTAGCGCAGATCGAGGCGCATATGGGCAAACGCAGCCTGATTGCTCCCGGCCCGGCGTTCGAAAGTGACTATCAGGTGACGAGAGGTATCGCGCGCACCATTTGGCTGCGCCGCGATTTCTTTGAACCCGATTATGCCGCGCACCCCTGGGCGATGTGGCAGGCGAATGATTATGTGCGCCTGACGGGCGCCAATGGCACCGTCGGCTGGAACGTCGTCCGCCCCGCAGGAGAACAACCATGACCGAGGCCCGTGACGAGCTGATC carries:
- a CDS encoding UPF0262 family protein, with translation MADADPSRQRIISVELDEGSIVWRNPDVEQERRVAIFDLIEDNKFVPQRGHPDGYAGPYRLMLRVEEGRLIFEISREDGSPLEAIILGLGRFRRPIRDYFAICDSYYQAIKTSTAQQIETVDMARRGLHNEAAEMLMDRLDGKIAVDFDTARRLFTLICVLHIKG
- a CDS encoding glycoside hydrolase family 25 protein, which encodes MATGAIKRKDPASPRGNWRSAIARLLRRVGAAIVLLLLATGLALWWAARWTPDRTLYPTQGVTIDAGNGDVQWGSIKAAGADFAYVMGTDGTRGIDAQFTRNMTAAREAGVQTGAIHRYSLCQLATDQAANFIRHVPRRADALPAVVWLDYDDRCPDRPTRALLLSELATFLAQIEAHMGKRSLIAPGPAFESDYQVTRGIARTIWLRRDFFEPDYAAHPWAMWQANDYVRLTGANGTVGWNVVRPAGEQP
- a CDS encoding replicative DNA helicase → MLDVARLPIAASAGDDRQLPRNIEAEAAFLGAILIDNRVVEDLPVALTPDHFFEPLHGRIFQQTMALIERNSIATPVTLKPYFESDEAMKAVGGPGYLAQLTGSGAGLIGARDFAKQIYDLALLRELAGVGRVLVDNALDTSERVDPQAQIEEAETALYRVAGGEAEMGSVKSFSQASLTALQAAERALNSGGHLSGITTGISSMNAKIGGMHNSDLMILAGRPGMGKTSLATNIAYNAAERFRRDEGDGIPPEKNMGAKVAFFSLEMSADQLATRVLAEQSGVSGEALRMGKISKEQFQQLSRAAQTLQTLPLFIDDTPALTIAGLRTRARRLQRRHGIGLIIVDYLQLLAGSSKSGDNRVQEISEISRGLKTLAKELHVPVMALSQLSRAVEQREDKRPMLSDLRESGSIEQDADMVLFVFREDYYVASREPKRPMEGDDVKIHAAHEEWAAEMERVFGLAEVIVAKSRHGSTGKIRMHFEAKTTKFSDLADESQAFADYE